The genomic region GGGCCGTGCCCGCTTTCGAGGTCCTTTTCGAGGGGATTGATCTGGACGGGCGGCGGTTCCCGATTCCATCGAACACAGTGGTGGGGCCGAAATCCCAGGTCGTTGGGCGAGTTGGGGTCGGCGAGGCTCATTATGTGTACGGCTTTTCTATCGATGAGACCGGCCGCACGGACACAGTCCTCTCCAAGCCCGGTCAAGCAGAGCCGGTGCATGTTCTCCCGGGAAAAGTTAAGTACTTTACCGCCCGCCTCCTGCCGGCGGGCCGCTCGTTCCGCGTGTTCTTCTTCTCCGCACGCGAGAGCTTCGCGCCCGCGCCGTTGATGGAGAAGGCCCGCCGCCGCTTTGGGTTTGTCCCCGCCGCTCCGGGCCAAGGGCGCGTCCGGCGAAGCTGGTTTCTTCCGGCGGGTCAGGAGAAGTTGATTTTGGATAAGCGCTGGGATCAGAAGGTTTTCTGGTTCGTTCGAACGGAATCCCCCTAGAAGGATTTTTCCGGTTTTCCCGGTTATCTGATAGGATGGGGAGTATTCCTGATGGTGGCTTCGCCGGTGCGCGGCAGCGGCGGGGTGCTGAGCCATTTTCATTGGGGACGATCCATGACCTCCTTTAAGATTCCCGCCTTTCCGGAAGCCGGTACCTCCTTTTGCTGCTCCGAAGTCCGCATGGAGGGCACCCTTCGCTTTTCCGGTAAAATCCTTTTTGACGGCTTCTTCAAGGGAGAGATTCGCGGAGATGGGAGGTTGGAGACCGGGGCGAAGGCTCGGACGGAGGGCCGAATCGTTGCCCGCGAGATGATCCACCGAGGAGAGAGCTTGGGGGATCTGATCATCTCCCATCGCCTCGAGCTCGACGCGGGCGCCTTCCACCAGGGGGATGTGGAGGCCAAACGCATCCGTATCAACCCCGCCTCCCGCCTCGAGGGCGCTCTCCGGATGCCGGGGATCGTGCCCGATACCCCCAAAACCCCCAGGAAAAACAACCTTTTGCTCCTCTCCGCCGCCGGCGTGGCGATTTTCCTTCTGGCCGGAGGGATAGCGACGACATCGGCCGGCGCCCGGCTCTTCGATCGCATTCAGGCCGGCATCGGCATCCTCCGGGAGGCGGCCGCCCGGCCGCGGCAGGCCTGGTCCTATCTGCTCTCCCGCGCGGGACGTGTGGACAAGAGTGCGGACGCGCTTTTCGCGCGCTCGGTGCGTCAGGAGCAGGAGGGCAATCTGGAGGGCGCGGCCGAGGCACTTCGCGAAATTCTCCAGGCGGGCGGATCGCGGACCACCGAGGCCCGCTACCTTCTCGCGAAGATTCTCCTCCGCACGAACCGCCCGGATGAGGCGCGCAAAGAGATCGAACAGCTTTTGCGGGAGGTGCCGGGCCACATCGAGGGAGTGGTCCTTCTGGGTGATCTGCATGCGAAGGCGGGCCGCCTCGATCAGGCGGCGCTCTTCTACGGCCGGGCGCTTCGCAGCGACCCGGAGGATGTCGTTCTCCGCCGCCGGCTCGCCCAGGGGAACGCCATGCTGGGGAAGGCGCGCGGGAAGCGG from bacterium harbors:
- a CDS encoding tetratricopeptide repeat protein, which gives rise to MVASPVRGSGGVLSHFHWGRSMTSFKIPAFPEAGTSFCCSEVRMEGTLRFSGKILFDGFFKGEIRGDGRLETGAKARTEGRIVAREMIHRGESLGDLIISHRLELDAGAFHQGDVEAKRIRINPASRLEGALRMPGIVPDTPKTPRKNNLLLLSAAGVAIFLLAGGIATTSAGARLFDRIQAGIGILREAAARPRQAWSYLLSRAGRVDKSADALFARSVRQEQEGNLEGAAEALREILQAGGSRTTEARYLLAKILLRTNRPDEARKEIEQLLREVPGHIEGVVLLGDLHAKAGRLDQAALFYGRALRSDPEDVVLRRRLAQGNAMLGKARGKRTPLPLVSEGVLLVEAEKLIAEKRPPQAVKILEAGLQSLPKSARLRYQLGAAYLLMGEKDKAIAAYREVIALSPDWMDAYVRLGALYEAGSRDSEAISLYQRAATLDASGVDMVLRVADLHQRQRRFDQAQEILLKLQKAHPESIKVLVAYGNLLWERKRLDEARKVFEEVLLRNPNSGEALNRLAWLHAMRGDDLDRGIELSKRSLEVRPDTPAYLDTLAELYYKNSEPLKAIPLIQRAITTEPGNRYFRTQLEKFKRASR